The Candidatus Paceibacterota bacterium region GACACGATCTGGCGGATATCGCGCTTCATCTCGGTCATAGCGACTTCGGCGACGGGCGCGCCTTCGATGGCTATCGTCGCGACCTGTTCGGACGCAGGGCCGAAATCGACGGAGAGCTTTAAGAGCTTGTCCGTCTCCGGAATCTTCTCGGCGGAAAGTATCTTCCCTACCTTTATCTCGACCTTCGCGAAATCGTCGTATGAGATCATGGGTTTATGATGATTTTGTCCTGTCTATATAACTCTGCAAGATGATAGAAGCGGCGGACGCGTCTATCATATCCGTTTTTCCGCTTTTCCCAAGCGTATGCCCGACCTGCGCCGCCTGATGCGACGAAAGCAGCTCCGGCTCATATACCACTACGACGCCGGCCTCGCGTTCGAGCTCGGCGACGAAGCGCCTGACGTCGGCCATGATCGGATTGTCCTTCATACCGAAGTCTTTCGACTCGCCGACGACGGCCGTGCCGATGCCGTGGCCCTTGATGAGGTCTTTGAGCTCGCGCATGAGGTAATTGTCGTTCGGCAGAACGGCTTTTGGGAACGCCATCATGGCTTTATCGTCCGAAATGGCGATGCCCACCCTCTTTTTTCCGTAATCTATGCCCAGGATTCGCATGGTCATATAAGTGTACGGGTTCTCGTCCTAAATAAAAAGCTGCGGGTCTTTAGGCGGACCGCTGCGCCATGCGCTTCAGCGACTCTGCGAAATCGGGTAAGGCTGCGCCCACGATAACCGCGTCCGCGCCGTCTCGTATATCTTCGACCGTTCTTATATTGCTCGCCTGGCACAGCCAGCCCGCGAATAGCGTTCGAGCCTCTTCGAACGTTTCCCGTTTCAGGCTTC contains the following coding sequences:
- the ruvX gene encoding Holliday junction resolvase RuvX gives rise to the protein MTMRILGIDYGKKRVGIAISDDKAMMAFPKAVLPNDNYLMRELKDLIKGHGIGTAVVGESKDFGMKDNPIMADVRRFVAELEREAGVVVVYEPELLSSHQAAQVGHTLGKSGKTDMIDASAASIILQSYIDRTKSS